A portion of the Desulfobacterales bacterium genome contains these proteins:
- a CDS encoding acyl-CoA dehydratase activase-related protein, whose amino-acid sequence METFRAGLDVGSTTAKLMVLDEDGQNRFSLYCRHGAAIGNTLADMFESAVATLGDCRVCLSVTGSAGMGIAERACVPFVQEVIAAGEVVQRHFPDVRTLIDIGGEDSKMMFFVPDRPPDIRMNGSCAGGTGAFIDQMATLLDLSLSELNVLAERHAYIHPIASRCGVFAKTDVQNLVSRKIDTADICASILHAVAVQNLNSLTRGIEIRSKVLFCGGPLTFLSALRTRFQTCLKLCAQDIVLPEGSQFFPARGAALQTCVDAEAQLLSEWRRRVRAPASAQPAGGHRLPPLFADPAAYQHWETGRAVMRLTDVSPAEAETPFFLGIDSGSTTTKVMVIDCRRRIVFSDYRPNRGNPIGACLDAVRSFRDCMSGVPDRRMLLAAAAVTGYGEDLIRAALDLDHGIVETLAHWRAASECDPKVSFILDIGGQDMKAIFVGKHGIDRIEINEACSSGCGSFIEGFAQSLGLTAGDFSQRACCATAPCDLGTRCTVFMNSRIKQAQRENATIEDIAAGLAYAVIKNSLYKVLKLRDPSELGDRIVVQGGTFRNRAVLRALEVMADRTVTSADRPEMMGAFGAALIAEEAFQADPALCRPIDPAILDTCSRYTTRAIQCRGCTNQCVVTRFDFDRGRIFHTGNKCERIFSNRGRNLPRGRNLFVARNRYLFERSMASEAPPDGRCIGIPRILGMYEDFPFWCSLLTGCGFKVVLSGESTHLIYEKGLGTVMSDNICFPAKLAHGHVVDLVERGVDRIFYPMTIHEPKDSAGAVNSFNCPIVTGYSDVLKGIVEEKGRETIPFDTPAVSFRDEGLLEKACWQYLKSLKVSRYRFEKAFRKALAAQCEFRDTLCRQGQELLDQARAQGRMVIVLAGRPYHADPLIEHQTSDLLADLGVDVLPVDPAARMSRGSLRDLVAVPQWAWPNRLLKAAQWVAGQGNTDIQYVMLNSFGCGPDAFIMDEIRDVLSAAGKTFTLIKIDEIFSTGSVRLRLRSLVETRNSRSVSKPLPDRYCRVTTASCRPNDRRKPIIVPYFSDFYSPFFPPIFRLLGYDLQNLPPADELSVQYGLAYANNEVCYPAIVVVGDIIKAFKTGQYDPEQTVVGMTQTGGQCRASNYLALIKKALAAAGYPSVPVMSVSYADEMVNNPPGFEFDFRRIIRPAFTSLLYADAIARMYYRSVVRERLKGQAGKVRDHYLKVAPVLVENKDIDGLLKLLKNAVRDFNDVVAGPIHCPRIGIVGEIFLKYNRFSQMHVIDWLVSQGVEVVVPCLLDFVMQFFVNEKVNRESFIQRGGVCVLKQTFLERQCHKWIRRFEQVLSGFCCYEPPIGIWQKARSASRVVSLTSQFGEGWLIPAEIAGFAGEGIWDVVCLQPFGCIANHVIAKGIERRLKQLYPKVNLLFLDFEAGTSEVNVYNRLHFMIRNAFHNHQINLDRMRRYNWKKQVV is encoded by the coding sequence TTGGAGACGTTTCGGGCGGGTCTGGATGTGGGTTCCACAACTGCAAAGTTGATGGTTCTGGATGAAGACGGTCAAAATCGGTTTTCATTGTATTGCCGGCACGGTGCGGCCATCGGAAATACGCTGGCTGACATGTTTGAGTCAGCCGTGGCGACGCTGGGAGATTGTCGGGTGTGCCTGTCTGTCACGGGCTCGGCCGGCATGGGCATTGCCGAAAGGGCCTGCGTGCCGTTTGTTCAGGAAGTCATTGCCGCAGGGGAAGTGGTGCAGCGCCATTTTCCCGATGTGCGGACCCTGATTGATATCGGCGGTGAAGACAGCAAGATGATGTTCTTCGTACCGGACCGGCCTCCCGATATCCGGATGAATGGAAGCTGTGCGGGCGGAACCGGGGCGTTTATCGATCAAATGGCGACGTTGCTGGATCTGTCATTATCCGAGTTAAATGTCCTTGCCGAACGTCATGCTTATATCCATCCGATTGCATCTCGATGCGGGGTATTTGCCAAGACCGATGTGCAGAATCTGGTCAGCCGTAAGATCGATACCGCTGATATCTGTGCCTCGATTCTTCATGCCGTTGCCGTGCAGAATCTCAATTCGCTGACCCGAGGGATCGAGATCCGATCGAAAGTTCTGTTCTGTGGGGGGCCACTTACCTTTCTATCTGCTCTGAGAACGCGATTCCAAACCTGTCTTAAGCTCTGTGCACAAGACATCGTGCTTCCGGAAGGCAGTCAATTTTTTCCTGCACGGGGTGCAGCGCTTCAAACATGCGTCGATGCTGAAGCACAGCTGCTCAGCGAGTGGCGACGGCGGGTGCGGGCGCCAGCCTCGGCGCAGCCGGCCGGAGGGCATCGGTTGCCGCCGCTGTTTGCCGACCCGGCAGCGTATCAGCACTGGGAGACAGGGCGGGCCGTTATGCGGCTGACCGATGTGTCGCCTGCCGAAGCCGAGACGCCGTTTTTCCTGGGCATCGATTCCGGATCGACGACGACCAAGGTCATGGTTATCGACTGCCGGAGACGAATTGTTTTCAGCGATTACCGACCGAACCGCGGCAATCCGATCGGTGCCTGTCTGGATGCAGTTCGCAGTTTTCGGGATTGTATGAGCGGGGTCCCCGACCGGCGGATGCTGCTTGCGGCCGCTGCGGTAACCGGTTACGGGGAGGACCTGATCCGGGCAGCCCTGGATCTGGATCACGGGATTGTGGAAACCCTGGCTCACTGGCGGGCGGCGTCTGAATGTGATCCGAAGGTATCATTCATTCTGGATATCGGCGGGCAGGACATGAAGGCGATTTTTGTCGGCAAGCACGGCATCGATCGGATTGAAATCAACGAGGCCTGCTCATCGGGTTGCGGCTCGTTTATCGAAGGGTTTGCCCAGTCGCTGGGCCTTACTGCCGGCGATTTTTCTCAAAGGGCCTGTTGCGCAACCGCGCCCTGTGATCTGGGAACCCGCTGTACCGTATTTATGAATTCGCGTATCAAACAGGCACAACGTGAAAATGCCACCATCGAGGATATTGCCGCCGGACTGGCGTACGCGGTAATCAAAAACAGCCTCTACAAAGTACTGAAACTGCGCGATCCGTCTGAACTGGGAGATCGCATTGTGGTTCAGGGAGGTACGTTTCGCAATCGTGCCGTCCTGAGAGCCCTGGAAGTGATGGCAGATCGAACGGTTACATCCGCAGATCGGCCCGAGATGATGGGTGCCTTTGGGGCCGCCCTGATTGCCGAAGAAGCGTTTCAGGCAGATCCTGCTTTGTGTCGCCCGATCGATCCAGCGATTCTTGACACCTGCAGCCGGTATACCACCCGGGCAATTCAGTGCCGGGGATGCACCAATCAATGTGTGGTCACGAGATTTGACTTTGACCGGGGCCGAATCTTTCATACCGGCAACAAGTGTGAGCGGATTTTCAGTAATCGGGGACGCAACCTGCCCCGGGGCAGGAACCTGTTTGTCGCCAGAAACAGATATCTGTTCGAACGTTCCATGGCTTCCGAGGCGCCCCCCGACGGCAGATGTATCGGCATTCCCCGCATTCTGGGAATGTATGAGGATTTTCCATTCTGGTGCAGCCTGCTGACCGGTTGCGGGTTCAAGGTGGTATTGTCGGGCGAATCGACCCACTTGATTTATGAAAAGGGCCTTGGAACCGTCATGTCTGATAACATCTGCTTTCCGGCCAAACTGGCCCACGGTCACGTTGTCGATCTGGTGGAACGGGGGGTGGATCGTATTTTTTACCCGATGACCATCCATGAGCCAAAAGATTCGGCCGGGGCCGTCAATAGTTTCAACTGTCCGATTGTCACCGGATATTCGGATGTGCTGAAAGGCATTGTCGAAGAAAAAGGGCGGGAGACAATTCCCTTTGACACGCCGGCCGTATCGTTCAGGGACGAAGGCCTTTTGGAGAAAGCCTGCTGGCAGTACCTGAAATCACTGAAGGTTTCCCGATATCGATTCGAAAAAGCCTTTCGAAAGGCCTTGGCGGCACAGTGCGAATTCCGGGACACACTCTGTCGGCAGGGGCAGGAACTTCTGGATCAGGCCCGTGCGCAGGGGCGGATGGTGATCGTGCTGGCCGGCCGTCCTTACCATGCGGATCCGCTTATTGAACATCAGACATCGGACCTCCTGGCCGATCTGGGGGTTGATGTGCTTCCGGTCGATCCGGCTGCGCGGATGTCCCGGGGAAGCCTCCGGGACCTGGTCGCAGTTCCTCAGTGGGCCTGGCCGAATCGGTTGCTCAAGGCGGCGCAGTGGGTAGCCGGGCAGGGGAATACCGATATCCAATATGTAATGCTCAATTCATTTGGCTGTGGGCCGGACGCCTTTATCATGGACGAGATCCGGGATGTGCTCTCGGCGGCCGGAAAAACGTTTACCCTGATCAAAATCGACGAAATTTTCAGTACCGGATCGGTTCGATTGCGGCTTCGATCGTTGGTCGAAACGCGCAACAGCCGGTCGGTTTCCAAACCGCTTCCGGATCGATATTGTCGGGTGACCACTGCGTCCTGTAGGCCGAATGACCGCCGAAAACCGATCATTGTGCCATATTTTTCCGATTTTTATTCACCGTTTTTCCCGCCGATTTTTCGTTTACTCGGCTATGATCTGCAAAACCTGCCGCCGGCGGATGAGCTGTCCGTGCAATACGGGCTTGCCTATGCCAATAACGAGGTCTGCTACCCGGCTATTGTGGTGGTCGGGGATATCATCAAGGCGTTTAAAACGGGGCAATACGATCCGGAGCAGACCGTGGTCGGGATGACGCAGACCGGGGGGCAATGTCGCGCGTCGAATTATCTGGCCCTGATCAAAAAGGCTCTGGCCGCCGCCGGCTATCCGTCGGTGCCTGTCATGAGCGTGTCATACGCAGATGAAATGGTTAATAACCCACCGGGTTTTGAATTTGATTTTCGCCGAATCATCCGGCCCGCCTTCACCAGCCTGCTGTATGCCGATGCCATCGCGCGCATGTACTATCGGTCCGTTGTGCGGGAGCGCCTGAAAGGGCAGGCCGGGAAAGTTCGAGATCACTATCTGAAGGTTGCCCCGGTACTCGTTGAAAACAAGGATATTGACGGGCTCCTGAAGCTTCTGAAAAACGCTGTCCGGGATTTTAACGATGTGGTTGCCGGACCGATCCATTGCCCGCGGATCGGGATCGTGGGCGAAATTTTTCTTAAATACAATCGTTTCAGCCAGATGCACGTGATCGACTGGCTTGTCTCCCAGGGCGTGGAAGTCGTCGTCCCTTGTCTGCTTGATTTTGTCATGCAGTTTTTCGTCAACGAGAAGGTGAACCGGGAGAGCTTCATCCAGCGCGGCGGGGTTTGCGTTCTGAAACAGACGTTCCTGGAACGACAGTGCCATAAATGGATTCGTCGTTTTGAGCAGGTGCTGTCCGGGTTTTGTTGCTATGAACCCCCGATCGGGATCTGGCAGAAGGCCCGATCCGCATCTCGGGTCGTCAGCCTTACGAGTCAGTTCGGTGAAGGATGGCTTATTCCGGCGGAGATCGCCGGGTTTGCAGGGGAGGGCATCTGGGATGTGGTATGCCTGCAGCCGTTCGGATGTATTGCCAACCATGTGATTGCCAAAGGCATCGAACGACGGCTCAAGCAGCTGTATCCGAAAGTCAATCTTCTTTTTCTCGATTTTGAAGCCGGCACGAGCGAGGTCAACGTATACAACCGTCTGCATTTCATGATTCGAAATGCGTTTCATAATCATCAGATTAATCTGGATCGAATGCGCCGATATAACTGGAAAAAGCAGGTGGTATGA
- a CDS encoding coniferyl aldehyde dehydrogenase, which produces MTLRKLAFARKQYEALRPHQIFLRQRQAFLADPMPDAASRIRRLNALRKAIVAYRDDLVQAMSRDFGHRADYDSLLGDILPAVNSLRYCARHVRRWMRPERRRAGMLLLPARVRVVYQPLGVVGIIVPWNFPLMLSAGPLAFALAAGNRAMIKMSEFTPATNKVLGCLMRKIFREDEVALIDGSIEVAQAFSRQPFDHLLFTGSTAVGRHVMHAAADNLTPVTLELGGKSPVIIDADIPMDIAVARLILGKCMNAGQICIAPDYVLLPKQRVDEFVAAYTRAFADRYGNVSDNPDYTSIINEAHFRRIQDCLKDARDKGAVVIDTDPGGSVPDPDQRKLATQLVLKVTDDMMLMQQEIFGPVLPLVTCGNMDQAIEYIQQRPRPLALYLMSFDRSLQRRVLAETHSGGVCINDTLMHVSADDAPFGGIGPSGMGQYHGREGFLAFSKAKTVLKRGCFFNTGRMAHPPYGTLLQRLLLKLFLR; this is translated from the coding sequence ATGACACTCCGAAAACTGGCTTTTGCCCGCAAACAGTATGAGGCGCTTCGGCCGCATCAGATTTTTTTGAGGCAGCGGCAGGCATTTCTGGCCGATCCCATGCCCGATGCCGCCTCCCGCATCCGACGGTTAAATGCCCTTCGAAAGGCCATCGTTGCCTACCGGGATGATCTGGTTCAGGCAATGAGCCGGGATTTCGGGCACCGGGCAGACTACGACTCTCTGCTGGGGGATATTCTGCCGGCGGTCAACAGTCTTCGTTACTGCGCCCGGCATGTCCGGCGATGGATGCGGCCGGAGCGGCGCAGGGCAGGAATGCTGCTGTTGCCGGCCCGGGTTCGGGTGGTGTATCAGCCCCTGGGGGTGGTGGGTATTATTGTGCCGTGGAATTTTCCGTTGATGCTCTCGGCAGGGCCGCTGGCCTTTGCATTGGCCGCCGGCAACCGGGCCATGATCAAGATGAGTGAGTTTACCCCTGCCACCAATAAGGTTCTGGGCTGCCTGATGAGAAAGATTTTCCGGGAAGACGAGGTGGCGCTGATCGACGGCAGTATTGAAGTGGCGCAGGCGTTCAGCCGGCAGCCCTTTGATCATTTGCTGTTTACCGGCTCAACAGCGGTCGGACGCCACGTCATGCACGCGGCTGCCGACAACCTGACGCCGGTGACCCTGGAGCTGGGCGGTAAATCCCCGGTGATCATCGATGCGGATATCCCCATGGATATTGCCGTGGCGCGGTTGATTTTAGGCAAGTGCATGAATGCCGGGCAGATCTGCATCGCTCCGGACTATGTGCTGCTGCCGAAACAGCGGGTGGACGAATTTGTTGCCGCCTACACGCGCGCCTTTGCCGACAGGTACGGAAACGTCTCCGACAATCCCGACTACACCAGCATCATCAATGAGGCTCACTTCCGGCGGATTCAGGACTGTCTCAAGGATGCCCGTGACAAGGGCGCGGTGGTGATCGACACCGATCCCGGGGGCAGTGTGCCTGATCCGGACCAGCGCAAACTGGCCACCCAGCTGGTGCTGAAGGTGACCGATGACATGATGCTGATGCAGCAGGAAATCTTCGGCCCTGTCCTGCCGCTGGTGACCTGCGGGAACATGGATCAGGCCATCGAATACATTCAACAGCGCCCGAGGCCGCTGGCCCTGTATCTGATGAGTTTTGACCGGTCGCTTCAGAGGCGGGTGCTGGCCGAAACCCATTCCGGCGGGGTCTGCATCAACGATACGCTCATGCATGTTTCCGCTGATGATGCCCCTTTCGGCGGGATCGGCCCGTCGGGTATGGGGCAGTATCATGGCCGGGAAGGGTTCCTTGCTTTTTCAAAGGCGAAAACTGTTCTCAAGCGGGGTTGTTTTTTCAATACCGGCCGGATGGCTCACCCGCCCTACGGCACCTTGCTTCAGCGCCTGCTGCTGAAACTGTTTTTGCGGTGA
- a CDS encoding TetR/AcrR family transcriptional regulator gives MTTAPDSRSDTEQRILAAAKRVFVRKGVDGAVMQDIADEAKISRTALHYYFRSKEKLFGAVFQDLLARFFPKANEILNQPISFREKLPRFVNEYLDLLKENPYLSNFIMNELNRDPDKVAGYFAKGELLSTKVIRHIEQELRDLNPHVSAPHFVMDLVSMCVFPFIAEPVVKQLFINPEPEAFNRFIEERKRIIVDMLMCYIDAMPLMGESD, from the coding sequence ATGACAACAGCACCTGATAGTCGATCGGATACTGAACAGCGAATTCTGGCGGCTGCCAAACGGGTGTTTGTTCGAAAAGGGGTGGATGGTGCCGTGATGCAGGATATTGCCGATGAAGCCAAAATCAGCCGAACGGCGCTTCATTACTATTTCAGGAGCAAGGAAAAACTCTTCGGGGCTGTTTTCCAGGACCTGCTTGCTCGGTTTTTCCCCAAGGCCAATGAAATTTTGAATCAGCCGATTTCCTTCAGGGAAAAACTGCCCCGGTTCGTGAATGAATACCTTGATTTGCTCAAAGAAAATCCGTATTTGTCTAATTTTATCATGAATGAACTGAACCGGGACCCGGATAAAGTGGCGGGGTATTTTGCCAAGGGAGAACTGTTGTCGACCAAGGTCATACGTCACATTGAACAGGAATTGCGTGATCTGAATCCTCACGTTTCCGCTCCCCATTTTGTTATGGATCTGGTCAGTATGTGTGTGTTTCCATTTATTGCCGAACCGGTGGTCAAACAATTATTCATCAATCCTGAACCGGAGGCGTTTAATCGGTTTATAGAAGAGCGGAAGCGGATTATTGTCGATATGCTGATGTGCTATATCGACGCGATGCCCCTCATGGGGGAGAGCGACTAG
- the cfa gene encoding cyclopropane fatty acyl phospholipid synthase, with translation MSENNFRAKIEKLLETADVRINGDRDWDIQIHNDDLFARVFSGGSLAFGQAYMDGWWDCQRIDKFFCQILRARLDERVRSRTWYLAALKARLCNLQKPSRAFQIGQHHYDIGNKLYQCMLDKRMIYSCGYWKNADNLDAAQEAKLDLICRKLNLQPGMRLLDIGCGWGGTARFVAERYQAEVVGITVSEQQAAFGREQCRGLPVDIRLQDYRQIDETFDRIVSIGMIEHVGYKNYATFMRTVRRCLKADGLFLLHSIGGNRSVTRSDPWIERYIFPNSMLPSAEQLMSAVEGIFVLEDWHSFGVDYDTTLMQWFRNFRENWDTLKTDYDNRFYRMWQYYLLSCAGAFRARGIQLWQLVFSSEGLLGGYRTPRYN, from the coding sequence ATGTCTGAGAATAATTTTCGTGCAAAGATTGAAAAACTGTTGGAAACGGCTGATGTCAGAATCAATGGGGATCGTGACTGGGATATTCAGATACATAACGATGATCTGTTTGCCAGAGTTTTTTCCGGAGGATCGCTTGCTTTCGGGCAGGCATATATGGACGGCTGGTGGGACTGCCAGAGGATAGATAAATTTTTCTGTCAGATTTTACGCGCCAGACTGGATGAACGGGTCCGGTCCAGGACATGGTATCTGGCTGCCCTGAAGGCCAGATTGTGCAACCTTCAGAAGCCCTCCCGTGCCTTTCAAATTGGTCAACATCATTATGATATCGGCAATAAGCTGTATCAGTGTATGCTTGATAAACGCATGATTTATTCCTGTGGTTACTGGAAAAACGCGGATAATTTAGACGCTGCGCAGGAGGCCAAGCTGGACCTGATATGCCGGAAATTGAATCTGCAGCCGGGAATGCGGCTTCTGGATATCGGATGCGGGTGGGGCGGAACCGCCAGATTTGTCGCCGAACGATATCAGGCTGAAGTGGTCGGGATTACCGTTTCCGAACAGCAGGCCGCATTTGGAAGGGAACAGTGCCGGGGGCTTCCGGTCGATATCCGCTTACAGGATTATCGTCAGATAGATGAAACATTCGATCGCATTGTATCTATTGGCATGATCGAGCATGTCGGGTATAAAAATTATGCGACCTTCATGCGAACAGTCCGGAGATGCCTGAAGGCCGACGGACTCTTTTTGTTACACTCCATCGGTGGAAACCGGTCCGTAACCCGATCCGATCCATGGATAGAACGCTACATCTTTCCAAATTCCATGCTGCCGTCTGCAGAACAGTTGATGTCGGCTGTCGAGGGCATTTTTGTTCTCGAAGACTGGCATAGTTTCGGCGTCGATTATGATACGACTCTGATGCAGTGGTTTCGAAATTTTCGTGAAAACTGGGATACACTCAAAACAGACTATGACAATCGATTTTACCGAATGTGGCAATATTATCTGTTGTCATGTGCCGGAGCTTTTCGTGCCAGGGGCATTCAGCTATGGCAGCTGGTGTTTTCTTCCGAAGGGCTCCTGGGCGGATATCGGACCCCGCGCTATAATTAA